The Euphorbia lathyris chromosome 2, ddEupLath1.1, whole genome shotgun sequence genome includes a window with the following:
- the LOC136216739 gene encoding uncharacterized protein, with protein MLDVFFGDGQTYINKLEILSLSSKKHLINNVVDVWSSILNSQELKKFERKVKRFFFTTYAFSLLFSKVNTCNSTEAEKIVSFKQRLETELDFANVKNLVDVDLVFFPVICNEHFYLIVVNNLANSVEIVDNRTLPRNISRVKKYRNCPEYLLKSYAEFVYKDDASSCKRMYEYKVHLMNMKWRGKTNHNDCGIFLLKHMETYMGQSVNEWDIGLTKNSKEKEFRKLRVQYCWTILLNPRNELLGEIDKKSKEWAVRAGLNLQ; from the exons tgatgtattttTTGGCGATGGACAAACATATATTAATAAACTAGAGATTCTATCTCTTTCTAGCAAGAAACATCTTATTAATAATGTTGTGGATGTCTGGAGTTCAATTTTGAACAgtcaagaattgaagaaatttgaGCGAAAAGTCAAAAGATTTTTTTTCACTACCTATGCTTTT AGTTTACTGTTTTCTAAAGTTAACACATGCAACTCAACAGAAGCGGAAAAGATTGTATCTTTTAAGCAAAGGCTTGAAACTGAACTTGATTTTGCGAATGTTAAGAACTTGGTTGATGTTGACTTG GTATTTTTCCCTGTTATCTGTAATGAACATTTCTATTTGATTGTTGTGAACAATCTGGCAAATAGTGTTGAAATAGTGGATAATAGAACACTCCCGCGTAACATTAGTCGTGTTAAGAAGTACAGGAATTGCCCTGAATATCTG TTAAAATCCTATGCTGAATTTGTGTACAAAGATGATGCTTCTTCATGCAAACGAATGTATGAATACAAAGTGCATTTGATGAACATGAAATGGAGAGGGAAGACTAACCACAATGACtgtggtatttttcttttgaagcaTATGGAAACATATATGGGGCAGAGTGTGAATGAGTGGGATATTGGACTGACAAAGAATTCTAAG gaaaaaGAGTTTAGAAAGCTTAGAGTTCAGTATTGCTGGACCATTTTATTGAATCCTAGAAATGAGCTTCTTGGTGAAATCGATAAGAAGTCAAAAGAATGGGCAGTTAGAGCTGGATTGAATTTACAATAA